Proteins from a single region of Kineosporiaceae bacterium:
- a CDS encoding YcaQ family DNA glycosylase, whose product MTERPTVRPTERLTPAQARRIAVAAQGLGRSHPRAAVGPRHLDRVIDAVGVVQIDSVNVLVRSHYLPVFSRLGPYRRELLDRAAHRAPRRLVEYWAHQASYTTPATHALLGFRMVRAHAETWSGLRQAAAEHPHLLDDVRAVIAAQGPLTSAEIEQQLGRRAPADRGNWGWNWSHAKMAIEYLFHAGDLASAGRTTRFERRYDLPERVLGAHLALAAPPEEAEACRELVAIAARAHGIGTEACLRDYFRLSAGQSRKAVAELVEDGRLVEVQVAGWRRPAYLDPAARIPARLGGSALLSPFDSLVWFRPRTEALFGFHYRIGIYTPAAQRTHGYYVLPYLLGDRLVARVDVAANRAAGVLSVPGAWLEEPPARGRIGAGDVARALAADLRAMAQWLGLDDVVVGERGDLTAALRALGRW is encoded by the coding sequence CTGACCGAACGACCGACCGTACGACCGACCGAACGACTCACGCCGGCCCAGGCCCGCCGGATCGCCGTTGCCGCGCAGGGCCTGGGCCGCTCACATCCCCGAGCGGCCGTGGGGCCACGTCACCTCGACCGCGTCATCGACGCCGTCGGGGTGGTGCAGATCGACTCGGTCAACGTGCTGGTCCGCAGCCACTACCTGCCGGTGTTCTCCCGGCTGGGTCCCTACCGGCGCGAGCTGCTCGATCGCGCCGCGCACCGCGCGCCGCGCCGGCTCGTCGAGTACTGGGCACACCAGGCCTCCTACACCACCCCCGCCACCCACGCGCTGCTCGGCTTCCGCATGGTCCGAGCCCACGCGGAGACCTGGTCGGGGCTGCGTCAGGCTGCCGCCGAGCACCCTCACCTGCTGGACGACGTCCGCGCGGTGATCGCCGCCCAGGGGCCACTGACCTCGGCCGAGATCGAACAGCAGCTGGGCCGCCGCGCTCCGGCCGACCGCGGCAACTGGGGCTGGAACTGGTCGCACGCCAAGATGGCCATCGAGTACCTGTTCCACGCCGGTGACCTGGCCAGCGCCGGTCGGACCACGCGATTCGAGCGGCGCTACGACCTGCCCGAGCGGGTGCTCGGCGCGCACCTGGCCCTCGCCGCCCCGCCGGAGGAGGCCGAGGCCTGTCGTGAACTGGTGGCCATCGCGGCCCGCGCCCACGGCATCGGCACCGAGGCCTGCCTGCGCGACTACTTCCGACTCAGCGCGGGGCAATCGCGCAAGGCGGTCGCCGAGTTGGTGGAGGATGGCCGGCTGGTCGAGGTGCAGGTGGCGGGGTGGCGTCGTCCGGCCTACCTCGACCCGGCGGCACGGATCCCGGCGCGCCTGGGCGGGTCGGCGTTGCTCAGCCCGTTCGACTCCCTGGTCTGGTTTCGCCCACGCACCGAGGCCTTGTTCGGGTTCCACTATCGGATCGGGATCTACACCCCCGCGGCCCAACGCACTCACGGGTACTACGTGTTGCCCTACCTGCTCGGTGACCGGTTGGTGGCCAGGGTGGACGTCGCCGCGAACCGAGCGGCCGGCGTGCTGTCGGTTCCCGGGGCCTGGTTGGAGGAGCCGCCGGCGCGGGGACGGATCGGCGCCGGCGACGTGGCCCGGGCACTGGCCGCCGATCTACGCGCGATGGCGCAGTGGCTGGGGCTGGACGACGTCGTGGTGGGCGAACGCGGTGACCTCACCGCGGCGTTGCGGGCACTCGGCCGGTGGTGA
- a CDS encoding HAD family phosphatase, whose amino-acid sequence MNLETPKNAARGPGALVIDWGGVLTPALDVALRQWALRDGVDFGHFREVLRTWLESGDPPTHHLERGTLAERDFERLLAAELGARGSVVDPRGLLARLLADLALLEPRMIAAIRAARRGGLRTALLSNSWGENYPEALWHDLFDVVVVSGRVGLRKPEPGIFAHTAHALALPPQRCVLVDDMERNVAAATEAGMVAVHHRSVEQTLAELEELFQMSLR is encoded by the coding sequence ATGAACCTCGAGACGCCGAAGAACGCGGCGCGGGGTCCGGGCGCGCTGGTCATCGACTGGGGCGGGGTCCTCACCCCGGCGCTCGACGTCGCCCTGCGGCAGTGGGCGCTGCGGGACGGCGTGGACTTCGGCCACTTCCGAGAGGTCCTGCGCACCTGGCTGGAGTCCGGTGACCCACCCACCCATCACCTCGAGCGCGGCACCCTCGCCGAGCGGGACTTCGAGCGGTTGCTGGCGGCCGAGCTCGGTGCCCGGGGCAGTGTCGTCGACCCGCGCGGCCTGCTCGCCCGGCTGTTGGCCGACCTGGCCCTGTTGGAGCCCCGCATGATCGCGGCCATCCGGGCCGCACGGCGGGGCGGGTTGCGTACCGCGCTGCTGTCCAACAGTTGGGGTGAGAACTATCCAGAGGCGTTGTGGCACGACCTGTTCGACGTCGTCGTGGTCTCGGGGCGGGTGGGGCTGCGCAAGCCCGAGCCGGGCATCTTCGCCCACACCGCGCACGCCCTGGCCCTACCGCCGCAGCGGTGCGTCCTGGTGGACGACATGGAGCGCAACGTCGCGGCGGCGACCGAGGCCGGCATGGTCGCGGTGCACCATCGCAGCGTGGAACAGACCCTGGCCGAGTTGGAGGAGTTGTTCCAGATGTCGTTGCGGTGA
- the secA gene encoding preprotein translocase subunit SecA: protein MVKIVERMLRLGEGRTLKKLAGLASQVNTLEEDFARLSDGELRGETDVFRARVADGESLDDLLPEAFAAVREAAKRTLGQRHFDVQLMGGAALHLGNIAEMKTGEGKTLVATAPAYLNALSGKGVHIITVNDYLASYQSELMGRIHRFLGLQVGCIMGQMPPDERRVQYSADITYGTNNEFGFDYLRDNMAWSTDEMVQRGHNFAIVDEVDSILIDEARTPLIISGPADQPQKWYGEFAKMANRLRRDVDYEVDEKKRTVGILESGIDRVEDYLGIANLYESVNTPLIGYLNNAVKAKELFKRDKDYVVLEGEVLIVDEHTGRLLAGRRYNEGMHQAIEAKEGVEIQSENQTLATITLQNYFRMYDKLSGMTGTAQTEAAEFMSIYKLGVVTIPTNRPMVRMDGQDLIYKNEECKFDAVVEDLVERHATGQPVLVGTTSVEKSEYLSKLLIEREVPHEVLNAKHHEREASIVAQAGRKGAVTVATNMAGRGTDIMLGGNAEFTAVARMAELGLDPAESPEEYEAAWPEVLAQAQASVAAAHEEVKELGGLYVLGTERHESRRIDNQLRGRSGRQGDPGESRFYLSLTDDLMRLFNSNMVESFLTAAKIPDDVPIEHKMVTRSIASAQSQVEARNFEIRKNVLKYDDVLNRQREVIYGERRKVLEGADLHDQLGHFIGDVLAAYVTAETSEGMPADWDLDRLWTALRTLYPVGITVDEVIEEAGGREGVTHDMLVRELTADAQVAYERREQALGAEVMRELERRVVLSVLDRKWREHLYEMDYLQEGIGLRAMAQRDPLVEYQREGFGMFQAMTEAIKEESVGYLFNLEVEVAQPEPEVGAPEVPGGVLVAKGLVTPQRPNQLQYSAPTEDGGVEVHGGDGEASAQGAEDGEAGQNRAQRRAARRRR, encoded by the coding sequence GTGGTGAAGATCGTCGAGCGGATGCTGCGGCTCGGTGAGGGGAGAACCCTCAAAAAGCTCGCCGGCCTGGCCAGCCAGGTGAACACGCTCGAGGAGGACTTCGCCCGACTCTCCGACGGTGAGCTGCGCGGTGAGACCGATGTCTTCCGCGCCCGCGTCGCCGACGGGGAATCGCTCGACGACCTGCTGCCCGAGGCCTTCGCCGCGGTGCGCGAGGCCGCCAAGCGCACCCTGGGCCAACGCCACTTCGACGTCCAGTTGATGGGCGGTGCGGCGCTGCACCTGGGCAACATCGCCGAGATGAAGACCGGTGAGGGCAAGACCCTCGTGGCCACCGCCCCGGCCTACCTGAACGCCCTGTCCGGCAAGGGCGTTCACATCATCACCGTGAACGACTACCTGGCCTCCTACCAGAGCGAGTTGATGGGGCGGATCCATCGCTTCCTCGGGCTGCAGGTCGGCTGCATCATGGGTCAGATGCCCCCGGACGAGCGCCGGGTGCAGTATTCCGCCGACATCACCTACGGCACCAACAACGAGTTCGGCTTCGACTACCTGCGCGACAACATGGCCTGGTCGACCGACGAGATGGTGCAGCGGGGCCACAACTTCGCCATCGTCGACGAGGTCGACTCGATCCTGATCGACGAGGCCCGCACACCGCTGATCATCTCCGGCCCGGCCGATCAGCCGCAGAAGTGGTACGGCGAGTTCGCCAAGATGGCCAACCGGCTGCGCCGCGACGTCGACTACGAGGTCGACGAGAAGAAGCGCACCGTCGGCATCCTCGAATCCGGCATCGACCGGGTCGAGGACTACCTCGGCATCGCGAACCTCTACGAGAGCGTGAACACCCCGCTGATCGGCTACCTGAACAACGCCGTCAAGGCCAAGGAGCTGTTCAAGCGCGACAAGGACTACGTCGTGCTCGAGGGCGAGGTGCTCATCGTCGACGAGCACACCGGCCGATTGCTGGCCGGGCGGCGGTACAACGAGGGCATGCACCAGGCCATCGAGGCCAAGGAGGGGGTCGAGATCCAGAGCGAGAACCAGACCCTCGCCACGATCACCCTGCAGAACTACTTCCGCATGTACGACAAGCTCTCGGGCATGACCGGCACCGCCCAGACCGAGGCGGCCGAGTTCATGTCGATCTACAAGCTCGGGGTGGTGACCATCCCCACCAACCGGCCCATGGTCCGGATGGACGGTCAGGACCTGATCTACAAGAACGAGGAGTGCAAGTTCGACGCGGTGGTCGAGGACCTCGTCGAACGGCACGCCACCGGGCAGCCGGTGCTGGTGGGTACCACCAGCGTCGAGAAGAGCGAATACCTCTCGAAGCTCCTCATCGAGCGCGAGGTGCCCCACGAGGTGCTCAACGCCAAACACCATGAACGTGAGGCGTCGATCGTCGCGCAGGCCGGGCGCAAGGGCGCGGTCACCGTGGCCACCAACATGGCCGGCCGCGGTACCGACATCATGCTCGGCGGCAATGCCGAGTTCACGGCCGTGGCCCGCATGGCCGAGCTCGGTCTCGACCCGGCCGAGTCGCCGGAGGAGTACGAGGCGGCCTGGCCCGAGGTGCTCGCCCAGGCGCAGGCGAGCGTCGCCGCCGCCCACGAAGAGGTCAAGGAACTCGGCGGTCTGTACGTGCTGGGTACCGAGCGGCACGAATCCCGCCGGATCGACAACCAGTTGCGCGGTCGCTCCGGCCGCCAGGGAGACCCCGGTGAGAGCCGGTTCTACCTGTCGCTGACCGACGACCTGATGCGCTTGTTCAACTCGAACATGGTCGAGTCGTTCCTCACCGCGGCCAAGATCCCGGACGACGTGCCGATCGAGCACAAGATGGTCACTCGCTCGATCGCCAGCGCGCAGAGCCAGGTCGAGGCGCGCAACTTCGAGATCCGCAAGAACGTGCTCAAGTACGACGACGTGCTCAATCGGCAGCGCGAGGTCATCTACGGCGAGCGGCGCAAGGTGCTCGAGGGCGCCGATCTGCACGACCAGCTGGGCCACTTCATCGGTGACGTGCTCGCCGCCTATGTCACGGCCGAGACCAGTGAGGGCATGCCCGCCGACTGGGATCTCGACCGGCTCTGGACGGCGTTGCGCACCCTGTACCCGGTCGGGATCACCGTCGATGAGGTGATCGAGGAGGCCGGCGGTCGCGAGGGTGTCACGCACGACATGTTGGTGCGTGAGCTGACCGCTGACGCCCAGGTCGCCTACGAGCGGCGCGAGCAGGCCCTGGGCGCCGAGGTGATGCGCGAGCTGGAACGTCGCGTGGTGCTGTCGGTGCTCGACCGCAAGTGGCGTGAGCACCTCTACGAGATGGACTACCTGCAGGAGGGCATCGGTCTGCGGGCCATGGCTCAGCGTGACCCGCTGGTGGAGTACCAGCGTGAGGGTTTCGGCATGTTCCAGGCGATGACCGAGGCCATCAAGGAGGAGTCGGTCGGCTACCTGTTCAACCTCGAGGTCGAGGTGGCCCAGCCCGAGCCGGAGGTGGGCGCCCCGGAGGTGCCGGGTGGTGTGCTGGTGGCCAAGGGGCTCGTCACGCCGCAGCGCCCGAACCAACTGCAGTACAGCGCACCGACCGAGGACGGCGGAGTCGAGGTGCACGGTGGCGACGGCGAGGCGTCCGCCCAGGGGGCCGAGGACGGCGAGGCCGGGCAGAACCGGGCTCAGCGTCGCGCAGCGCGCCGCCGTCGCTAG
- the raiA gene encoding ribosome-associated translation inhibitor RaiA, whose protein sequence is MEIVITGRHTDVSERFRRLAEEKLAKVGQLAPKAHRADVELSHERNPRQTQTAEKVEITLRGKGPVIRAEARAEESGAALDLALGKLLERLRRSGDRRKVHHGRQRPASVRVPGALAVNGTAAAVVEDDSAELEDPYADQNPDSPVVIRTKDHSAPPMTVEQALYEMELVQHDFFLFQDAECGLPSVVYRRHGWNYGVIRLTVPNAPGAPAAEDSD, encoded by the coding sequence GTGGAGATCGTGATCACCGGCCGCCACACCGACGTGTCCGAGCGGTTCCGTCGACTCGCCGAGGAGAAGTTGGCCAAGGTGGGCCAGCTCGCCCCGAAGGCTCATCGGGCCGACGTGGAACTCTCGCACGAACGCAACCCGCGTCAGACCCAGACGGCCGAGAAGGTCGAGATCACCCTGCGCGGCAAGGGCCCGGTGATTCGCGCCGAGGCCCGCGCCGAGGAGTCAGGCGCCGCCCTGGACCTCGCCCTGGGCAAGCTGCTGGAGCGTTTGCGCCGCAGCGGCGATCGCCGCAAGGTGCACCATGGCCGGCAGCGACCCGCCTCGGTGCGCGTTCCCGGGGCGCTCGCGGTCAACGGCACGGCGGCAGCCGTCGTCGAGGACGACTCGGCCGAGCTGGAGGACCCGTACGCGGACCAGAACCCCGACAGCCCCGTGGTGATCCGTACCAAGGATCACTCGGCTCCGCCGATGACGGTCGAGCAGGCGCTCTACGAGATGGAACTGGTGCAGCACGACTTCTTCCTGTTCCAGGATGCGGAGTGCGGTCTGCCGAGCGTGGTCTACCGCCGTCACGGCTGGAACTACGGCGTGATCCGGCTGACCGTTCCGAATGCGCCCGGCGCACCGGCTGCCGAGGACTCCGACTGA
- a CDS encoding TetR/AcrR family transcriptional regulator: protein MSMTESAPAEGGRRQRRHEATAEEIKQIARDLMAREGTSSLNLRAIARTMGLTPSALYRYFPSRDAILTALIVDAYDQIGETVEEAIAAAPVDPTSTAILAGVHAFRRWALEHPQEFALIYGPVVPGYEPPVYEQTPAAMRTGAALLGLLVRAMEQGLLQPPGDDSVPAALRPALVEVGQKENTDLPVGATALAMQFWVIVLGMLSAEVFGHLPRPLLTVSREFFDLTVRQTLLAMGIDPVAVAAGVSPLD from the coding sequence GTGTCCATGACCGAGTCGGCGCCCGCCGAGGGTGGCCGCCGCCAACGCCGTCACGAGGCCACTGCCGAGGAGATCAAACAGATCGCCCGCGACCTGATGGCCCGCGAGGGCACGTCGTCGCTCAACCTGCGCGCGATCGCCCGCACGATGGGATTGACCCCCTCGGCGCTCTACCGCTACTTCCCCAGCCGCGATGCGATCCTCACGGCACTGATCGTGGACGCCTACGACCAGATCGGCGAGACGGTCGAAGAGGCGATCGCCGCCGCACCGGTCGACCCGACCTCGACAGCGATCCTGGCCGGCGTGCACGCCTTCCGGCGCTGGGCACTCGAGCACCCGCAGGAGTTCGCCCTGATCTACGGGCCGGTGGTGCCGGGCTACGAACCGCCCGTGTACGAGCAGACGCCCGCGGCGATGCGCACCGGGGCGGCGCTGCTCGGGCTGTTGGTGCGGGCGATGGAGCAAGGATTGCTGCAGCCCCCCGGGGATGACAGCGTGCCGGCCGCGCTGCGCCCGGCGCTGGTGGAGGTCGGACAGAAGGAGAACACCGACCTGCCCGTCGGCGCCACGGCGCTGGCGATGCAGTTCTGGGTCATCGTCCTGGGCATGCTCTCGGCCGAGGTCTTCGGACACCTGCCGCGACCGCTGCTGACGGTCAGCCGAGAGTTCTTCGACCTCACCGTGCGCCAGACGCTGCTCGCCATGGGCATCGATCCGGTCGCCGTGGCGGCGGGGGTCTCACCGCTGGACTGA
- a CDS encoding wax ester/triacylglycerol synthase family O-acyltransferase, translating to MADRLTPLDVSFLYLEEPRTAMHVGSVMVFDPGPEGLDYPRLVRHIEARIAFVPRYRRRVRTVPGRLANPVWVDDEDFDIANHLRRVSLPEPGGREQLEDLVARIQARQLDRGRPLWEAAVVEGLPHGQIAVITKVHQALVDGHHAVDLGQVVLDDEATVREHPPQTWHPAPEPSLGELVVGAIAESVTRPTRVLETLRSGLGDVRKTASKATEAVAGLAVAARVAANPPQRSPLNVEIGQDRRFQMIDTDLADYRTIRNRLADRATGEGPVTTVNDVVLAVVAGALRSWLLARGEPVPPASIVRALVPISVKVDSADAAHAGAIGSRVSSLLVDLPTGEASPLIRLYQVSYQTRAHREAGQAVDAQAIAGIAGFAPPTLHSLGARVASGLSRHMFNLVVTNVPGPQEPLYLDGSLMLATYPVIPLARGQALSIGLTSYRGRVHYGLYGDREAMADLDVLAQCLIDSLAETLEAAG from the coding sequence GTGGCGGATCGCCTGACCCCGCTCGACGTCTCGTTCCTGTACCTCGAGGAGCCCCGGACGGCGATGCACGTGGGCTCTGTGATGGTCTTCGACCCCGGGCCGGAGGGGCTGGACTACCCCCGCTTGGTGCGTCACATCGAGGCCCGGATCGCCTTCGTGCCGCGGTATCGCCGACGCGTGCGCACCGTGCCCGGTCGCCTGGCCAACCCGGTGTGGGTCGATGACGAGGACTTCGACATCGCCAACCACCTCCGCCGGGTGAGCCTGCCCGAGCCGGGGGGTCGCGAGCAGCTCGAGGACCTGGTCGCCCGCATCCAGGCCCGACAGCTCGACCGGGGCCGGCCGCTGTGGGAGGCCGCGGTGGTCGAGGGACTGCCCCATGGCCAGATCGCGGTGATCACCAAGGTGCACCAGGCGCTGGTCGACGGCCACCATGCCGTCGACCTGGGCCAGGTGGTGCTGGACGACGAGGCAACCGTGCGCGAGCACCCGCCGCAGACCTGGCACCCGGCACCGGAGCCCTCGCTCGGTGAGCTCGTGGTGGGCGCGATCGCGGAGTCGGTGACCCGACCCACCCGGGTACTCGAGACGCTGCGCTCGGGGCTGGGCGACGTCCGCAAGACCGCTTCGAAGGCCACCGAGGCGGTGGCCGGGCTGGCCGTGGCCGCCCGGGTGGCGGCCAACCCGCCGCAACGCAGCCCACTCAACGTCGAGATCGGGCAGGACCGCCGCTTCCAGATGATCGACACCGACCTGGCCGACTACCGCACGATCCGAAACCGGTTGGCCGACAGGGCCACCGGTGAGGGGCCGGTGACCACCGTCAACGACGTGGTGCTCGCGGTCGTGGCCGGGGCGCTGCGGTCGTGGTTGCTCGCCCGTGGTGAGCCGGTTCCCCCGGCGAGCATCGTCCGCGCCCTGGTGCCGATCAGCGTCAAGGTCGACAGCGCGGACGCCGCCCACGCCGGGGCGATCGGCAGTCGGGTCTCGTCGCTCCTGGTCGACCTGCCCACCGGCGAGGCCAGCCCCCTGATCCGGTTGTACCAGGTCAGCTATCAGACCCGGGCGCACCGTGAGGCCGGGCAGGCCGTCGATGCCCAGGCCATCGCGGGGATCGCGGGGTTCGCGCCGCCGACCCTGCACTCGCTCGGGGCACGGGTGGCCAGCGGACTCTCGCGGCACATGTTCAATCTGGTGGTGACCAACGTGCCCGGCCCCCAGGAGCCGCTGTACCTGGACGGTTCCCTGATGCTGGCCACCTACCCGGTGATCCCCCTGGCGCGGGGTCAGGCGTTGAGCATCGGCCTGACGTCCTACCGTGGGCGCGTGCACTACGGGCTGTACGGCGACCGCGAGGCCATGGCCGACCTGGATGTGTTGGCGCAGTGTCTGATCGATTCCCTTGCCGAGACCTTGGAGGCCGCGGGATGA
- a CDS encoding GGDEF domain-containing protein — MTTSEHLAARLRAFELIWEVQDAGAPPLDELDALLERATQDAWSDVQSACLLARLLHARWQGGDAPFVVWVDRLHAVAEESGDDAMLAAALASRALGRYTTVSGTSALEADAELARALALLDTCDSPPLERVNARLQCALGLYDRGLWELQEEQYALAEHLLPEVGDSLVAPVLIYNRASVNLTWALALRCVDPSALPEQLGRAREVLQQALELDTMPHLWRQEVRFMGLVIRALAGEPVAEAVEELQETGVEGPLDGNLPLALALAVEEVGLDRALEAAREASQRLDRLTLPAEYETALCLAAEWVARRDGVQDGLVYARHLAQDRWRHRVAALDVMRARLEAERRREEHDQLLRQAHLDPLTGLANRRGLARYLDSMLRRGQEEVSVLAVDLDLFKQINDRFGHGVGDEALVEVAQALSGSVRAEDLACRLGGDEFMVVLATANPDAGRQRGEQVLGKLAARPWQERHPDVHISVSIGIGAGRLDDWDGVLARADAALYVAKEGGRGRVSGPLSEPSSPAESSLAQSVQR, encoded by the coding sequence ATGACCACATCCGAACACCTCGCTGCCCGGCTCCGTGCGTTCGAGTTGATCTGGGAGGTGCAGGACGCCGGCGCGCCGCCGCTCGACGAGCTGGATGCCCTGCTGGAGCGAGCGACCCAGGACGCGTGGAGCGATGTGCAGAGCGCCTGCCTGCTGGCTCGCCTGCTGCACGCCCGGTGGCAGGGCGGTGATGCTCCGTTCGTCGTCTGGGTCGACCGCCTCCATGCGGTGGCGGAGGAATCCGGCGACGATGCCATGCTGGCGGCGGCCCTGGCCTCGCGAGCGCTGGGGCGGTACACCACCGTCAGCGGCACCTCTGCCCTGGAGGCGGACGCCGAACTGGCTCGGGCGTTGGCCCTGCTGGACACCTGTGACAGTCCACCCCTGGAACGTGTCAATGCCCGCCTGCAGTGTGCCCTCGGGCTCTACGACCGTGGCCTCTGGGAACTGCAGGAGGAGCAGTACGCGCTCGCCGAGCACCTGCTGCCCGAGGTGGGCGACTCGCTGGTGGCGCCGGTGTTGATCTACAACCGGGCCTCGGTCAACCTGACCTGGGCCCTGGCGCTGCGCTGTGTGGACCCCTCGGCGCTGCCGGAGCAGCTCGGTCGGGCGCGCGAGGTCCTGCAGCAGGCGCTGGAGCTCGACACCATGCCGCACCTGTGGCGTCAGGAGGTCCGCTTCATGGGGCTGGTGATCCGTGCACTGGCCGGGGAGCCGGTCGCCGAGGCCGTCGAGGAGCTTCAGGAGACCGGCGTGGAGGGGCCGCTCGACGGCAACCTCCCGCTGGCGCTCGCCCTGGCTGTCGAGGAGGTGGGTCTCGATCGGGCGCTGGAGGCGGCCCGCGAGGCCTCGCAACGGCTGGACCGGTTGACTCTCCCGGCCGAATACGAGACGGCCTTGTGCCTGGCGGCGGAATGGGTGGCGCGCCGAGACGGCGTCCAGGACGGTCTGGTGTACGCACGTCATCTCGCGCAGGACCGGTGGCGGCATCGCGTCGCTGCGCTGGACGTCATGCGGGCGCGACTCGAGGCCGAACGGCGGCGGGAGGAGCATGATCAGCTGTTGCGTCAGGCGCATCTTGATCCTCTGACGGGTCTGGCCAACCGTCGTGGTCTCGCGCGGTACCTGGACTCCATGCTGCGTCGCGGGCAGGAGGAGGTGAGCGTGCTGGCAGTCGACCTGGACCTGTTCAAGCAGATCAACGACCGCTTCGGGCACGGCGTCGGGGACGAGGCGTTGGTCGAGGTGGCCCAGGCGCTGTCCGGCAGCGTTCGAGCGGAGGACCTCGCGTGTCGGCTGGGTGGTGACGAGTTCATGGTGGTGCTGGCCACGGCGAACCCCGACGCAGGGCGTCAGCGAGGGGAGCAGGTGCTGGGGAAGCTGGCCGCGCGCCCCTGGCAGGAGCGGCATCCGGACGTGCACATCTCGGTGAGCATCGGGATCGGCGCCGGCCGCCTGGACGACTGGGATGGAGTGCTGGCTCGCGCCGACGCCGCGCTCTACGTCGCCAAGGAGGGGGGCCGCGGCCGGGTGAGCGGCCCGCTGTCCGAGCCGTCCTCGCCCGCGGAATCCTCACTCGCGCAGTCAGTCCAGCGGTGA
- a CDS encoding GNAT family N-acetyltransferase produces MSPPPRPPTLRESATPDGLTLRPHHPQDSEALLAQGNDAQTRRWTTVPDPYTREDAAEFLARRIHEGHDRDDRDDRDDGVDTDDTDVGDVGRDGRLSFAVELNGAYAGTVDLRCGPPGAAAVTYVIAPWARGHDLTERALRLLLPWGVRALDLQVVSWQAAVGNWAARRAAWSVGFRIDGRTRGLMVQRGNVVETWQGAWRRGQPLYPAHAWLESPVLTAGSARLRPLRSEDARAIAEACSDALSQYWLPLLPSPYTLTDAHEHLLGTAEDQACGRALYWAVTDIRREELLLGEIGLQVRRAGRHGEVGYWAHPDGRSRGLTSDGVALAVRHALLPAEDGGLGLDRVLLRAADGNTASQRIARRIGFRPSGVDRHGERLRDGTVRDMLRFDILARECP; encoded by the coding sequence GTGTCCCCGCCGCCCCGGCCCCCGACCCTGCGCGAATCGGCGACCCCCGATGGCCTGACCCTTCGGCCTCACCACCCCCAGGACAGCGAGGCCCTCCTGGCCCAGGGCAACGACGCCCAGACCCGGCGCTGGACGACGGTGCCCGATCCCTACACGCGTGAGGACGCCGCGGAGTTCCTGGCGCGCCGGATCCACGAGGGACACGACAGAGATGACAGAGATGACAGAGACGACGGAGTCGACACAGACGACACAGACGTCGGAGACGTCGGGCGCGACGGGCGCCTGTCGTTCGCGGTGGAGCTGAACGGCGCGTACGCCGGCACCGTGGACCTGCGCTGCGGCCCACCGGGCGCCGCCGCGGTCACCTACGTGATCGCGCCCTGGGCCCGGGGCCACGACCTGACCGAGCGGGCGTTGCGGCTGCTGTTGCCCTGGGGCGTGCGGGCGCTCGACCTGCAGGTGGTGAGCTGGCAGGCCGCCGTGGGCAACTGGGCCGCTCGCCGGGCGGCGTGGTCGGTCGGGTTCCGGATCGACGGACGAACCCGGGGCCTGATGGTGCAGCGCGGCAACGTCGTGGAGACCTGGCAGGGGGCTTGGCGTCGCGGACAGCCGTTGTATCCGGCCCACGCCTGGCTGGAGTCACCGGTGCTCACCGCCGGCTCCGCGCGGCTGCGTCCGCTGCGCAGCGAGGACGCCAGGGCGATCGCCGAGGCCTGTTCGGATGCGCTCTCGCAGTACTGGCTGCCGTTGTTGCCCTCGCCCTACACCCTGACCGATGCCCACGAGCATCTGCTGGGCACCGCGGAGGACCAGGCTTGCGGGCGCGCCCTGTACTGGGCGGTCACCGACATCCGGCGCGAGGAGCTGTTGCTCGGCGAGATCGGCCTGCAGGTGCGCCGAGCAGGTCGCCACGGCGAGGTCGGCTACTGGGCACACCCGGACGGGCGCAGCCGAGGACTCACCAGCGACGGGGTCGCGCTCGCCGTCCGGCATGCCCTGCTTCCCGCCGAGGACGGCGGGCTGGGTCTGGATCGGGTGCTGCTGCGGGCTGCGGACGGCAACACGGCCTCACAACGGATCGCGCGCCGTATCGGGTTCCGCCCCAGCGGCGTCGATCGCCACGGCGAGCGGCTGCGGGACGGCACCGTGCGCGACATGCTGCGGTTCGACATCCTGGCCCGGGAGTGCCCCTGA